In the Halorubrum ruber genome, TCCTCGCGCAGCGACTCGGCGATGACGTCGAGGTCGTCGAGGAAGGCGTCGCCGTCGGGGTACTCGCCCGGGCGGACGTCGTTGACGCGGTCGAGGCGCTCGCGCATCAGCCGGAGCTTCTGCCGGTACGGCTCATCGGGGTAGCGCTCGCGCGCCTCCTCGACGACCGTCGGGAACCGCTCGGCGTCGGCCGCGAGCGAGCGCGCGAGCGCGTCGCCGGCGGCGTACCGGTCGCCGTCCTGGCTCAGCACGGCCGAGAGCCGCTTACACCGGTCGCGGTACTTCTCGACGGCGACCTCGCGCTGGCGTTCGAGCGTCTCGTCGGTCACCTCGGGGGTGACGAACGGGTTGCCGTCGCGGTCGGAGCCGGCCCACGAGCGGAACTCGAAGAGCTTCGGGCAGTCGACGTCGTCGTACTCCTTCGAGATGGTCTCCTCGAACTCCTCGTAGGCGTCACCGACGACGTCGAAGAGGGTGTTCTCGAGGTACCACTGGACGTTCCGCGCCTCGTCTTCCGGCTCGGGCGCCCGTTGTCGGACCTGGCGGGTGCCCCACAGGCTGGTCACCTCGGCGGTGACGTCGCGCCAGATGGCGCGCCGCTCGCGGTCGGTGAGGTTGCGCTCGTCGAGCTCGCCCAGGTGGTTCGCGATGGAACGGAGCTTCGACTTCACGGTCGACCGCCGGGCCTCCGTCGGGTGGGCGGTGAACGTCGGCTCGATGAGCACGTCCGCGAGCAGCGCCTCTAACTCGTCGGCGTCGACGCCGGCCTCGGCGAACTCGGCGATCGTCGCGTCGAAGGAGTCGTGGAGGGCGGTCCCGTCGTCGGCGTTCCGGACCGCGCGGACGCGCTCGCGCTCCTCGGCGAGGTTGATCAGTTCGAAGTAGGTCGTGAACGCGCGGGCGACGACCTCCTCGCGGGTCGTCGAGAGGTCGTCGACCGCCTCGTGGAGGGCGTCGCGGTTCGGGGCGTCTCCCCGTCGATAGTCGATCGCCGCGTTCCGAAGCGTCTCGACCGTCTCGTACGCCTCGGTCGAGGCCTGCGCGGCCAATACGTCTCCCACCAGCGCCCCGAGTTCCCGAACGTCCGTCCGCACGTCCCGATTGTGCAACTCCATACCACGCACACTGCGGTCGCGATCGGTTAAAACCGCGGTCTGAACGAATGTTTGCCTCGGTTCCGAGTTAATTCAGTCACGAACGTTCCTGTGTAACCGGCGCCGAGACGCCGCGGTCGTCGGTGCCCCGACTCGAGGCGTCGGTGTCGACCGACGAGGGCTCCGATTCTCGCGCCGGTGGAGGGTTCGTCACCCTTTTTACCGATCCAACCGCAGGTACGTGTATGAGTGCGTCCGACAAGTATCCGTCTGAGTCCGGGCGGCGACGCTTCGTGAAGGGCGTCGTCGGCGGCGCGGCCCTCGCGGGGGTCGGCGCGATGGGGTCGGCGACCGTGAACACCCTGACGACCGCCGGCGGCGTCGGCGGCGGGTCGACGATCGCGAAGACGATCGCGCAGACCGGCGGTCCGGCGCCCCGCGGGCTCCCGCAGATTCCGGTCCAGGTCACCGACGAGGGCTACGTCGAGGGGATCTGGCCCGAGACGACCACCGTCACCCAGGAGGGTCAGGAGATCGAGGTCGCCCAAGAGGAGCTCGGCGGATTCACCTACGCCGGCGCGTGGTTCCAGTACTGCGGCGTCGAGTCCCAGGAGAACGTCCAGCCGAACTTCGAGTCGGACAACCTGTTCCGGTCCGCGAGCGCCCCGCCGTACGACTGGCAGTCGAACACCTACTCGGGCGGCGACCGGATCCATATCGACGACTTCTCGGACTACACCGAGTGGGGCAACGGGATCGGCAGCGACGGCGTCGGCAAGCCGGCGTCGGTCACGTGGCGCTCCGAGGACGCCGAGACGAACCTCGGCGCGATCGTCATCCGCTCGCCCCAGATCGAGGAGGCGGCCCAGAACGACGAGTGGCTACAGGCGTCGACCGACCAGGGGTTCATGGCGTATCTCAACGTCTGTACCCACTTCTGTTGTATCCCGGGCTACAAGGTGTTAGAGGAGTCCGCCCGCTACGACGCCGCCAACGGGACCTACTGCGTCTGCCACCAGTCGACGTACGACCCGTTCACCATCGAAGAGGCGCTGTTCATCGCGCGGCCCCGCCCGGAAGAGTAACGCGTCCGTCGCAGACCCGTCTTTCTCCTCCCGATCGGCGTCCCGCACAGCCGTCGCCGCGCTTTTCACGCCGCTCGCCCGAGGGACTGACATGAGCGAGGACGACCCCGCAGACGCCGACGCGCCCGACGGAGCGGATCGCTCCGAGACCGCCGACGGCTCGACGGACGCCGCCGACGCGCCTTCCGGCGACGAGTTCGAGACGGAACTCGCCCGCGCCCGCGACCTCCTCGACGGCGACGGCGTCGACGCGGTCCACGTCGGCGTCGTCCGCGACGGCGAGGTCGACACCACGTTCGCCCAGCGCACCGACGACGACGCCGACGGCGCCGGGCTCCGGGCGCTCGCGCTGCTCGCCGCGCACGTCAGGCTGGTCGCGGGCGAGGCGGGCGTCGAGCCCTCTACCGTCGCCGGCGACGCCGCGACGCTCGCGGGACAGGTCGAACAGATCCCGGCCAGCACCGACCAGATCCCCGACGAGTAACGGCCCCGTCGCGCCGGTCACCGCTCGGTCCGTTCCCGCGCGGTCACCGCTCGGTCCGTTCCCGCGCGGTCACCGCTCGGTCCGTTCCCGCGCGGTCACCGCTCGGTCCGTTCCCGCGCGGTCACCGCTCGGTCCGTTCCCGCGCGGTCACCGCTCGGTCCGTTCCCGCGCGGTCACCGCTCGGTCCGTTCCCGGCGCGATTACCGGTCGGCGCCGTCGGACTCCGTCGCGCGGATCCGGCGGAGCTGGTGGGTCACGCCCGCGAGCGCGACGAGCAGGACCGCGAGGTTGAACACGGCGAGCGCGACGGACTGGTAGGCCGGGTCGAACCACGTGCGGATCGCGTTGCCGGACTGGCTGTAGAAGCCCCAGCCGGCCACGACCGCGAGCAGCGACAGCGCGGCCAGCCCGACTCGGTCGAGCAGGCCGCGGAGGTCGTCGGTCGAGAGGCGGTCGAGCCCGCCGGCGTCGACCGGCTCCGTCCATCCGTTCGCGTCGGTGCGGTCGGCGTCCGCCTCCGTGCGGTCGGGAGCGGTCGCCGTGCGTTCGGGGTCCGTGCGGTCGGTCGCGTCGGTGTCGTCTGTCATTGGCTGTGGTGGGTCGGGGGTGTGATCGCCGTCGTCGGTCGCGGGGTCGTCTGTCGCGGGGTCCGTCGCCGGTTCGTCGGCGTCCGGATCGTCGGTCGGGCCGTCGCGGGGCCGGTCGTTCGTCATCGTCGCCTCCGCGCGGTCAGCGCCGCGACGACGAGCGCGACGAGCGCGACGAGCGGGCCGAATCCGGGCGTCGAGTCGTCGGTGGCACCGTCCGTCGGAGCGCGGTCGGCGCCGTCCCCGCCGATGTCGTCGCCCGCGTCGCCGCCGCGCTGGAAGTCCTCGACGGAGAACTCCACGTCGCGGACGGTCTCGTTGGCGGTGATCGTCTCCCGCGGGTTCAGGTTCGCGACGCCTTGCGTCTCGTCGACGAGCACGTCGTCGTCGAACAGCGCGGCGTCGACGTAGTAGTTGTAGCCGGCCGGCACCTCGACGGTCGTCGTCACGGTGTCGGTACGGCCGGGGCGGACGGCCCCGACCGTCTCCGTCGCGTCCGCGGCGATCACGTTCGACTCCGCCTGCCGGAGGTAGAGGCGGAGGTCGACGTCCTCGCTGGCCTCGTCGCCGCGGTTCGTCACCGAGACCGACGCCGACAGGGTCGCGGTCTCGTTGTCGGCCTCGACGACGCTCACGGCGACGGTCGGCCAGACGGACCCGTCGGTGAAGCCGACCTGCGTGTCCGCGTAGTCCGGCGTGAGCGCCGCGACGCCGGCGACGCGCGTGGTCTGTTGCTCGCGGCGCTGGCCGTCCGCGAAGACGACCGTCTCGATGCGGTAGCCGCCCTCGCGCTCGACGGTCACGGTGCCGTTGACGGTGCGTTCGCCGTCGAAGTCGACGTCGCCGACGTCGACGGTGGTCTCGTCGACGAGGAGGCCGGACTCGGCGCCGATAGCGCGGTGGCGGACCGTGACGTTCTCGACCGGCGAGCCGCGGTGGCGGAGGTCGGTGCCGAGCCGGAGCTCGGCGGTCTCGCCGCGCACGTCGCCGGGCGCGACGGTCGCGCCGGCGACGCGGATGTCCCCGGGCGGTTCGTCCGTCGCTCGCGGGTCGCTGATGGCGCCGGGCGCGGCGACGGCGCCGACCGCGCTCGCGACGAGGAGGGCGGCGGCGGCCGCCAGGAGGGCTGTGCGGGTGTCCATGTGCGACCCCTCACGACCGCGATATAAGTGCTTTGTCCGGGATCCGCTCCGAGGCGTCCGGAACCGGCCTCAGAGGACGCGATACCGCCCGTTCGACTCGGTGACCTCGCCGCGGCGCGCGAGGCGGGTCAGGATCTCGCGGGCCGCGTCGGCGGGAACCCCCTCCGCTGCGGCCCGCTCCACGACCGCCGCCTCGGTGGGGTCGTCGACGGCCTCGATCGCGTCGCGGACGACCTCGGTGCGGCTCCGGGAGCTGCCCCCGCCGCCCTCCGCTCGGTCGCCGGCCGCGTCGACCGCGTCGGCGTCGAGCCCGGACGCTTCGAGGTACTCGCGGTCGTCGATGCCGGCGTCCTCGACGGCGGCTTCGAGGTCGGCCACGTGGTCGACCTCGGCGAACGCCGCGCTGTCGCCGCGCTTCTTCGCGAGCAGGGCGGACCGCGCCTGCCGGGCGGCCGCGCGGTCCTCGGACTCGAAGAAGCGCTTGAGCTTCGCGGTGCGGTGGGTCTTGCCGCACCGCGAGCACTTCGCCGTCTCGCTCGTCTCCGGGTCCGTGACCAGCCACATGTTGGCGCACTCGTTGCAGCCGACGACCGCGTACATACGAGTGGATTCGCCGGCCCCGAATTTGAACCCTCGGCTGTACGTTGTACTCGCTGTGACGGTGGCCACTATTGAAGCCCCAGCCGCTCGGCCGTACGACGATACTGCTTATAAGTAGCGAAGCGACACGAACGCCATCGAAGCCCCAGCCGCGAGGCGGTCAGACGCTCGCTGTGCGCTTCAGTCGCTCACTGCGTTCGCTCCTTCCAGTGCTTGCGTCGCCTCTGACCGCCTCGCGACTGCCCCTTCGAGTCCCGCCCGCCCGCACAGCCCCGCACCTCTCACCTCCCCAGCCTCGGCGGACGGCCCGGCGCAGGCGGAGCCGCGCCGGGCCGCCGCCTCCCTCGCGGGCACCTCGCGGCCGCCGAGGGCGGCCGCTCGGCGGCGCGCCGCCAATACTTCGTATAAATAGCCGCGCTCAATCGGGGTCCTCGATCGCTCGGGCGGCTGCCAGCACCTCGTCGTGGAGGGCGCCGTTGGAGGCGACCACGCCCTTCGAGTCGTGGCGCCAGCGGTCTCCCTCTAGGTCCGTCACGCGGCCGCCCGCCTGCCGGATCACGAACACACCCGCAACCGTATCCCAGGGGTTCGCGCGGAGGTTCGTGATCGTTCCCTCCAGCCCGCCGGCCGCGACGGTCGGCAGCACCACCTGCGCGGCGCCGAGCCGGCGCATGTCGCCGAAGCGCGTCACGATCGCCTCGCACGCGCGGGTGTACTCGTCGCGGGCGTCGTACGCCCACCAGATCGTCGGGTCGACGGCGGCCTTGCGGGGCTCGTCCACGTCGCTCACCGCGATCGGCTCGCCGTTGCGGTACGCGCCCGTGGCGTCGGCGGTGTAGGTGTCGCCGAGCGCGGGCGCGACGATCGCCGCCGCCACCGGTTCGCCGTCGACGACGGCCGCGACCGCGGTCGCCCACACGCGCACGTCGCGGACGTAGTTGTTCGTCCCGTCGATGGGGTCGATCACCCACGCGGCGCCCTCCTCGGGCACGGTCTTGCGCTCGTCCTCCTCCTCGCCCACGACCGCGTCGTCCGGGAACGACTCGCGGATCGCCTCGATGACGGTGCGCTGGGCGGCGCGGTCGGCCTCGGTCACCACGTCGTCCTCGCCTTTCGTCTCCACCGCGATGTCGCTCCGGAAGCTTTCGTGTGCGACGGCCGCGCCCGCCTCCGCGGCGCGTCTCGCGACCGCGGCGCGCTCGGCGACGTCGTCCGCGCGGTCCGCGACGGGGGGCACGGCCTCGTCGCCGCGCTCGTCTGCGTCGGTCATGGCGCCAGTCGCCGCTCCGGCGGCGTATAAACGTCGGTTCGACGCGGGGGACACCGCGGAATTAACTCATTTCCGAATCCGAGTACCTTTAAGTGGATCGGCCCCGGTGGTTCGCGTATGGAACCAGAGGAAGCGGTCCGTCAGCTGGAGTACACCATCGACGCCTCGCTCGACGAGATCGGTCAGCGCGCCGCCGCCGGCTACCGGCCCACCTTCGAGCGCGTGGCCGAGCGCGCGGACGGGAGCGCGGTGTACGACCTCGCGGGCGAGCTCTCCCGGGAGGTCGTCGCCGGCTCCTGCCCCTCGCCGGCGGAGGCGAACGCGGTCGCCGAGCGCGTACTCGACGACTGGGCGTACACCGACGGCGGGGAGTAAGATTAGACGTAACAAAACTATAGTATCAAATCCCGTTATAAGGAGTCCGGATAATTAAAGGGAGGTCTGAATACATTCAAGAAGGACTTGACTGGTTTCTGGGTCTACTCAACGTCCTTCTGGCAGTTAATAACCATACTATTGGAAATCATTTGCGATAGTACGTGCTATCCGTGTGTCATGCCTCTGCTGCGATGTCAACAGGAGCAGACGGATAGCACGAAACAATACGCAAATCCATGAGTAACCGACGGAAATTTATGAAGCTGGTCGGAGGTATTGGAGCAGCAACCGTAGCAGGTGGTGCGGGAGTGATGTCGATGACTGGAGGGGCGGCTGCGTCTACGGTCAGTATCAGTGCTACTGGGCCCAGTACAGTCTCAAATGATCGTGGTGATGTCAGTAAAGTTACTGTTGATCCCGCGTTTAATGTCAACTGGTCCGGTCTGGACGATGCAGTCGGGAAGGTCTTCTGGCTTTTGGAAGCAAAGGTCGCTGGTGGTGACTGGCAGCCGATCTACCGTGCGACGCCGTGGCTAAGTGCAGAAGACATCGGAACTAGCGGCACCTTCAGCCGACCAAACAGTAACAACGGGGGTCTGGGGCCGCTCGTCATCGCTGACGAACAAGGCCGTCCCGACTATGATGGATGGAATTGGGGCTCTTACGGGGACGCCGACCTGAGTTCCTTCCTTTCAGGGACGAGCCTTGGGTCCGCGGAGAACTACGTGAACGAGTCTGAACCCGTCGGTAGCGGCCCGACGCCGCAGAATAACTTCCCGGATCAAAACGCCGGTTACTACGGTGCAGCAAGCGATACGGCTCCATTTGACAACAACAACGATGACGCCGGAAATGGATCGTCTGAGACAACGACCGTTCAGCTCCGATACACCATTGAACTTCAGCGTCCAAACCTGAGTCAGCTCAAATATCGCGTTGATTATGACCAGATTGAGGACGTGGCAGATGAAGAAGAGTTCAGCAATCTCGCAGATAGTGAACAGAAATCTATTGCTGTAGAACAGATTGACGGGCTAGAAGAGTCTGATATTGACGAAGGTAACTCACGGCTTGTCATGGAGGGAGAAGATGGTTACCAGAGCTTCGACTCGTACAGTGATGGTGCAGGGATTCCGTATAACGTTCTTCGAAACAACACGGATCATGTCGGTATCATCGTGGAAACCGCGCAGTTCGGAGTGAGTGCGCAAAATCTCGGCTCTGACTCCGGCGTTACTGGCGACTCTAATACCGCGGCCGAGTAATTATTGGCTGACGCCGCGGAGCCGGTCCGCGGCAGCTATACTTATTTTGTGAAATTTTGATATTTTGAGGGATTACATTCAACTGTAGGTGGTGAACTCAGCAACTACACTGAACAATCCCCTGCTGACTGATAATATTCAAGAAATCAATATGCAACTCTCATCGACCGATTGTTTCAGGCGAGGATATCTATGAAGAAGAGGGTTTCAACAGAGCCACCCTATCCAATGTCGTTATGACACGCTCGAAGTATCGTATGCGCACCCGAAACCAGTCACGACGCGACCTCGAAGCGCCACAGGTACCGGTTGATCCCACCTCGACCGGGACCTAAACCCAAAATCACGTCGAATCACGGAAAAGAACTCGAATCGCCGGTTTTACCCCGGAATTCACCGTTTCAAGCACCGCTTGACCCGGTCGTAGGGACCGGAAGAACCGGCGAGAATCAGATCCTCTCAGATCAAGTATCGGATCGATTTATGTGGCCCAGCGCACAGTATCGTGTAAAACGCCGAACAGGAGATCTACTCACGATCTCGGTCGGCGCACGCCACACGATGCTCTCGACGACGCCGCTGGGAACGACGGGCGACGTATCGCTGCCGGAGGAAACGATCTTCGAACTGCTGGCGAACCGCCGCCGCCGGTTCACCATTCACGCGCTGAAACACGCGGGCGAGCCGATGGAGGTCGCGGACCTCTCGACGCGCATCACCGCGTGGGAGCGCGGGGTCGACCCCGAGACGATCGACTACGACGACCGCCGGAACGTCCACACGGTCCTCACGCGCACCCACCTGCCGAAGCTCGACGAGCACGACGTGGTGGAGTACGACGACGAGGCGAAGGTGGTCGAGCCGACCCCGACGCTCGACGACCTCGACGTGTACATCGAGGTGCTGCGCGGACGCGAGATCCCGTGGAGCCTCTACTACCTCGGGCTCGCGGTGCTGGCGGCGCTCGTCCAAGTCGCCGTCGCGGTCGAGGTACCCCTGTTCGCTGCACTCGACGCGACCGCCGCGGCCGTCTTCGTCGTCACCGCGTTCGCGGTCTCCGCCGCGCTCCACTATTACTACGGCGAGCGTGCTCGGCTGGGGAATCTTGAGAAGCCGCCCGAGCTGCGCGAGAGGGAGTAATTTTGGTAGCTGAACGGTCGTGGTCGGCTTGATTGTGTCCAAAGTACTACTATTTAGTCAGTCCCTCAGGGCTTGTCCATCGAACGATGAAAATACGTCTTGATTATGCTGACAGTGAAAACAAAAGATAGACTGAGCGTATCAGCTCTCGTTAGTTGCTGCCGTACGGTCCATCCGCGTCGGTAACAGCGAACGTGATTTCTCCTCCTGGCACGCTATTCTCATCGCGTGCGTCAATCGCAACCCCAAC is a window encoding:
- a CDS encoding ubiquinol-cytochrome c reductase iron-sulfur subunit, whose translation is MSASDKYPSESGRRRFVKGVVGGAALAGVGAMGSATVNTLTTAGGVGGGSTIAKTIAQTGGPAPRGLPQIPVQVTDEGYVEGIWPETTTVTQEGQEIEVAQEELGGFTYAGAWFQYCGVESQENVQPNFESDNLFRSASAPPYDWQSNTYSGGDRIHIDDFSDYTEWGNGIGSDGVGKPASVTWRSEDAETNLGAIVIRSPQIEEAAQNDEWLQASTDQGFMAYLNVCTHFCCIPGYKVLEESARYDAANGTYCVCHQSTYDPFTIEEALFIARPRPEE
- a CDS encoding DUF7490 domain-containing protein — protein: MDTRTALLAAAAALLVASAVGAVAAPGAISDPRATDEPPGDIRVAGATVAPGDVRGETAELRLGTDLRHRGSPVENVTVRHRAIGAESGLLVDETTVDVGDVDFDGERTVNGTVTVEREGGYRIETVVFADGQRREQQTTRVAGVAALTPDYADTQVGFTDGSVWPTVAVSVVEADNETATLSASVSVTNRGDEASEDVDLRLYLRQAESNVIAADATETVGAVRPGRTDTVTTTVEVPAGYNYYVDAALFDDDVLVDETQGVANLNPRETITANETVRDVEFSVEDFQRGGDAGDDIGGDGADRAPTDGATDDSTPGFGPLVALVALVVAALTARRRR
- a CDS encoding DUF5817 domain-containing protein, whose amino-acid sequence is MYAVVGCNECANMWLVTDPETSETAKCSRCGKTHRTAKLKRFFESEDRAAARQARSALLAKKRGDSAAFAEVDHVADLEAAVEDAGIDDREYLEASGLDADAVDAAGDRAEGGGGSSRSRTEVVRDAIEAVDDPTEAAVVERAAAEGVPADAAREILTRLARRGEVTESNGRYRVL
- a CDS encoding inositol monophosphatase family protein, producing MTDADERGDEAVPPVADRADDVAERAAVARRAAEAGAAVAHESFRSDIAVETKGEDDVVTEADRAAQRTVIEAIRESFPDDAVVGEEEDERKTVPEEGAAWVIDPIDGTNNYVRDVRVWATAVAAVVDGEPVAAAIVAPALGDTYTADATGAYRNGEPIAVSDVDEPRKAAVDPTIWWAYDARDEYTRACEAIVTRFGDMRRLGAAQVVLPTVAAGGLEGTITNLRANPWDTVAGVFVIRQAGGRVTDLEGDRWRHDSKGVVASNGALHDEVLAAARAIEDPD
- a CDS encoding DUF7344 domain-containing protein, producing the protein MLSTTPLGTTGDVSLPEETIFELLANRRRRFTIHALKHAGEPMEVADLSTRITAWERGVDPETIDYDDRRNVHTVLTRTHLPKLDEHDVVEYDDEAKVVEPTPTLDDLDVYIEVLRGREIPWSLYYLGLAVLAALVQVAVAVEVPLFAALDATAAAVFVVTAFAVSAALHYYYGERARLGNLEKPPELRERE